The Procambarus clarkii isolate CNS0578487 chromosome 57, FALCON_Pclarkii_2.0, whole genome shotgun sequence genome has a segment encoding these proteins:
- the LOC138353312 gene encoding uncharacterized protein, giving the protein MGPGLSLGPGLSLGPGLSLGPGLSLGPGLSLGPGLSLGPGLSLGPGLSLGPGLSLGPGLSLGPGLSLGPGLSLGPGLSLGPGLSLGPGLSLGPGLSLGPGLSLGPGLSLDQGLSLDQGLSLDQGLSLDQGLSLDQGLSLDQGLSLDQGLSMGHRLNMSNELRTYIKNKSF; this is encoded by the coding sequence ATGGGTCCTGGGCTGAGTCTGGGTCCTGGGCTGAGTCTGGGTCCTGGGCTGAGTCTGGGTCCTGGGCTGAGTCTGGGTCCTGGGCTGAGTCTGGGTCCTGGGCTGAGTCTGGGTCCTGGGCTGAGTCTGGGTCCTGGGCTGAGTCTGGGTCCTGGGCTGAGTCTGGGTCCTGGGCTGAGTCTGGGTCCTGGGCTGAGTCTGGGTCCTGGGCTGAGTCTGGGTCCTGGGCTGAGTCTGGGTCCTGGGCTGAGTCTGGGTCCTGGGCTGAGTCTGGGTCCTGGGCTGAGTCTGGGTCCTGGGCTGAGTCTGGGTCCTGGGCTGAGTCTGGATCAAGGGCTGAGTCTGGATCAAGGGCTGAGTCTGGATCAAGGGCTGAGTCTGGATCAAGGGCTGAGTCTGGATCAAGGGCTGAGTCTGGATCAAGGGCTGAGTCTGGATCAAGGGCTGAGTATGGGTCATAGGTTAAACATGAGCAACGAATTAAGAACATATATAAAAAACAAATCATTTTGA
- the LOC123745074 gene encoding DNA-directed RNA polymerase II subunit RPB9: MSLMAKGAAEGPGFIGIRFCQECNNMLYPREDKENKILLYACRNCDYKMPTENNCIYVNKLMHEIDELRHINPEVVQDPTLPRTDDHPCPRCNTRDAVFFQAQTRRAEDEMRLYYVCCNTECTHRWTE; encoded by the exons ATGAGTCTAATGGCCAAAGGAGCGGCTGAAGGGCCAGGTTTCATTGGAATTCGATTTTGTCAAGAGTGCAATAACATGTTATATCCTCGAGAAGACAAG GAGAACAAGATATTGCTGTATGCTTGCCGAAACTGTGATTACAAGATGCCAACAGAAAATAATTGCATTTACGTAAATAAGCTCATGCACGAGATCGACGAACTGCGTCACATTAATCCAGAAGTTGTACAG gaCCCGACACTACCTCGCACTGACGACCATCCTTGCCCTCGATGTAATACACGTGATGCAGTATTCTTTCAAGCACAAACCAGGAGAGCTGAAGATGAGATGAGACTGTATtatgtgtgttgcaacactgagTGTACACACCGCTGGACGGAGTGA